One region of Paenibacillus polymyxa M1 genomic DNA includes:
- a CDS encoding alpha/beta hydrolase family protein: MSIEFSRWPNNYMMSYQVTKALGMASLGATDVTEIYEACKKIDPNDKETWHREWLITAEALERHGKEAEAFGNWYTARNCYIRACNYHRIAEYAVMDNDTEKIRIFRKVNELFEAAGKYFDVKPEKIQVDYEDVKLDGYFFSPSWIKGPKPTILALNGGDEWSIENYFWLGPAFISCGYNFMVYDQPGTGLSMYEKGKGRRADSEAFHSRAIDFLLTRPEVDPSKIIVHGESFAAYDSLRFASFDHRIAAVISDGGTHAFDWEAMLKWMPPSLAAHGMRILGAKSLDDFAENPRFAYNLEGVLHQIECPLLVMHGAEEILVQPNPLTQALKNYEQAGSKNKTFFAIEDRRLGGLEHCQVDNINVLHEVVLNWLCSVGLGPSAPRPSDC; the protein is encoded by the coding sequence ATGTCAATTGAATTCAGTCGTTGGCCAAACAACTATATGATGTCATATCAAGTAACTAAAGCTCTAGGCATGGCAAGTCTTGGTGCTACTGATGTCACCGAAATTTATGAAGCATGCAAAAAAATAGATCCCAATGATAAGGAAACATGGCATAGGGAATGGCTCATAACAGCAGAGGCCTTGGAAAGACATGGCAAGGAGGCAGAAGCTTTTGGAAACTGGTATACAGCACGTAACTGCTACATTCGTGCTTGCAATTACCACCGAATCGCTGAATATGCTGTGATGGATAATGACACCGAGAAAATCCGTATATTTAGGAAGGTAAATGAACTCTTCGAAGCTGCCGGAAAGTACTTCGATGTCAAACCCGAGAAAATCCAAGTAGATTATGAGGATGTCAAGTTGGATGGGTACTTTTTCTCACCTTCTTGGATAAAAGGTCCGAAGCCCACAATTTTGGCTCTCAATGGTGGTGATGAGTGGTCAATTGAGAACTATTTCTGGTTAGGGCCTGCCTTTATTTCGTGTGGATATAACTTTATGGTCTATGACCAGCCTGGGACCGGTCTCTCAATGTACGAAAAGGGAAAGGGCAGACGAGCTGACAGCGAGGCTTTTCATTCAAGAGCAATCGACTTTCTTCTGACTAGACCGGAAGTGGATCCTAGCAAGATTATTGTCCATGGTGAGAGCTTTGCGGCATACGACTCCCTTAGATTTGCTTCCTTCGACCACAGGATTGCTGCCGTCATCTCTGACGGAGGCACCCACGCATTCGACTGGGAAGCAATGCTAAAATGGATGCCGCCGAGTTTGGCTGCTCACGGCATGAGAATCCTGGGTGCAAAAAGCTTGGATGACTTTGCGGAAAATCCTCGTTTTGCCTACAATCTCGAGGGCGTGCTTCACCAGATAGAATGCCCGCTTCTTGTGATGCACGGTGCGGAAGAGATATTAGTTCAGCCCAATCCACTAACGCAAGCTCTTAAAAATTACGAGCAGGCTGGTTCGAAAAACAAGACGTTCTTCGCCATAGAGGATAGAAGACTTGGCGGATTAGAACACTGCCAGGTAGACAACATCAACGTGCTGCATGAGGTAGTACTGAATTGGCTTTGTTCCGTTGGTCTTGGCCCTTCTGCACCTAGACCAAGTGATTGCTAG
- a CDS encoding response regulator transcription factor — translation MQKKILVVDDDKDIVKLITKSLSYEGFETIPAYSGKEALCALKENHIDFIILDIMMPGMNGLDVCRSIRNSYNAPILFLSARDKDIDKIVGLEIGADDYMTKPFSIQELTSRIRANFRKVDRLLKEWNELSPNRERTDSPLILNDKTFEAFLNNRKLNLSTKEFQILSMLMHNPNNVLTRERIYEYVWGDEYGELNTVTVHIKNIRKKLGPEYDFIKTIWGIGYKYKERE, via the coding sequence GTGCAAAAAAAGATATTAGTAGTAGATGATGATAAAGATATAGTAAAACTCATAACAAAGAGTTTAAGTTATGAGGGATTTGAAACGATTCCAGCATATTCTGGGAAAGAAGCCTTATGTGCATTGAAAGAAAATCACATTGATTTCATCATTCTTGATATAATGATGCCTGGTATGAATGGTCTTGATGTCTGCCGAAGCATCAGAAATTCTTATAATGCTCCAATTCTGTTTTTAAGCGCTCGGGATAAGGATATTGATAAAATCGTTGGGCTCGAAATAGGGGCAGATGATTATATGACAAAGCCCTTTAGCATTCAGGAGCTTACTTCCAGGATAAGGGCCAACTTCAGAAAAGTTGACAGACTGCTTAAAGAGTGGAATGAACTTAGTCCCAATAGAGAAAGGACTGATTCTCCTCTCATCTTGAATGATAAGACCTTTGAAGCATTTCTAAATAACAGAAAGCTTAACTTATCAACAAAGGAATTCCAAATATTGTCCATGCTCATGCATAACCCCAATAATGTATTGACTCGTGAGCGGATATATGAATATGTCTGGGGAGACGAATACGGAGAATTAAATACCGTAACGGTTCATATAAAAAATATCCGTAAGAAACTTGGTCCTGAATATGACTTTATTAAAACAATTTGGGGCATCGGATATAAGTACAAGGAAAGAGAGTAA
- a CDS encoding GNAT family acetyltransferase — MIYRNATVDDISAIVELQKKYHITTISEKDKPDGFVTTLFTEEQFKELIEKENGITIACHGQKIIAYVMAASWKYWAKWPLFQFMIDDLKDTEYKGITLSTENTYQYGPICIDTDYRGTVVLRKVFDFSRMQMSKKYPILITFINHINHRSYAAHTKKLGLDVIKSFDFNNNTYYELGCFTSE, encoded by the coding sequence ATGATTTATAGAAACGCTACTGTTGATGATATATCTGCTATAGTGGAATTACAAAAAAAATATCACATTACAACCATTAGTGAAAAAGACAAACCCGATGGCTTCGTAACAACCTTATTTACAGAAGAACAATTTAAGGAATTAATTGAAAAAGAAAATGGAATTACAATTGCATGTCATGGCCAGAAGATTATTGCTTATGTGATGGCTGCCTCATGGAAGTATTGGGCTAAGTGGCCTCTTTTTCAATTTATGATTGACGATTTGAAAGATACAGAATATAAGGGGATTACGCTTTCTACTGAAAACACTTATCAGTATGGGCCAATTTGCATTGATACGGATTACAGGGGGACGGTAGTACTCCGAAAGGTTTTTGATTTTTCCAGAATGCAAATGAGTAAAAAATATCCGATATTGATAACTTTTATAAACCACATCAATCATAGATCTTACGCTGCCCATACCAAAAAGCTTGGTCTTGACGTGATTAAAAGCTTTGATTTCAACAATAATACTTACTATGAATTGGGTTGTTTCACATCAGAATGA
- a CDS encoding Cof-type HAD-IIB family hydrolase — protein sequence MIQAIFSDIDGTLLNSKHQITFDTKNTIQKVVGGNIPFVLVSARMPSGIFPLQQELNINAPVICYSGGLILGCNREILHSICLSKKSIKQIYDIVSDHYPSISFNLYGYDQWIVDNTQNPWVIQEAGIINGSPIQRVLSSYIEEDHDTHKILCMGPPEDVERLVQQIKNEVTGISVYKSKGTYLEIMDEMVSKSYAIQELEGIFNITHRESMAIGDNYNDMDMILYAGLGIAMGNAPEEVKKIADWVTSSNDEDGLKIGLEKYILSVWNDPVTLDIQTPKNCRH from the coding sequence ATGATACAAGCAATCTTTAGCGATATTGACGGGACGTTGTTAAATTCAAAACATCAAATTACATTCGACACCAAAAATACAATCCAAAAGGTTGTGGGAGGAAATATCCCTTTTGTACTCGTTTCAGCGAGAATGCCAAGCGGCATTTTTCCTCTTCAGCAAGAGCTCAATATTAACGCTCCCGTCATTTGTTATAGCGGTGGTCTAATATTGGGCTGTAATAGGGAAATCCTCCATAGCATCTGTTTATCGAAAAAGAGCATTAAACAAATATACGATATTGTATCGGATCATTATCCTTCTATTAGTTTTAACTTATATGGCTATGACCAGTGGATCGTTGATAACACTCAAAATCCTTGGGTAATTCAGGAAGCGGGAATTATTAATGGCTCTCCCATACAGAGGGTGCTTTCCTCATATATAGAAGAAGATCATGATACTCACAAAATTTTATGCATGGGACCTCCCGAAGACGTTGAGCGGCTTGTACAACAAATCAAAAATGAAGTTACTGGTATCAGTGTCTATAAATCCAAGGGAACCTATCTGGAAATTATGGATGAGATGGTGTCCAAATCGTATGCCATTCAGGAACTCGAGGGGATATTTAATATTACTCATCGTGAATCGATGGCCATTGGAGACAACTATAATGACATGGATATGATTTTGTACGCAGGCCTAGGAATTGCAATGGGGAATGCGCCAGAGGAAGTTAAGAAAATTGCCGACTGGGTCACATCGAGTAATGATGAAGACGGTTTGAAAATAGGCTTGGAGAAATACATTTTGTCCGTTTGGAATGATCCAGTGACATTGGATATACAAACACCAAAAAACTGTAGGCATTAG
- a CDS encoding HAMP domain-containing sensor histidine kinase, with amino-acid sequence MKLKIKLPLLFLVMFIVFMVSIGIYLKFIFAAYSPISSSLLNPSYIGLLFPIFAIACFIFIILIMYIYFFIEKPIGLLNTRLERINIVHPLPPLALRSNDEIGDLYNHFNKMEKRLQLAHKEQTDIIAAIAHDLKAPLTSINGFAELLAMQKGLSENEKQEYYELIQKKSKYMAELINDFVSFTKEKQDLESMTVKPVDASKLFENIALEYEYELSGLDCELVYKHLFTGNVMLMVNEIMIGRVFGNLFSNVVRYGRKNELKVYMTGYSQGSYAYIEIEDNGTGVPDKDISSLFLKFFTVDKSRQIENGGIGLGLASCKSIIEHHGGEIYAYSSEYGGLGIKFSLPLAKH; translated from the coding sequence ATGAAACTGAAAATAAAGCTGCCTTTACTGTTCCTAGTGATGTTTATAGTTTTTATGGTTTCAATTGGAATCTATTTAAAGTTTATCTTTGCAGCATATTCACCTATATCCAGTTCATTACTGAATCCCTCATATATAGGATTACTCTTTCCTATATTTGCTATTGCCTGTTTCATCTTTATTATTTTGATTATGTATATTTATTTTTTTATAGAAAAACCAATCGGACTGCTTAATACCAGATTGGAAAGAATAAATATTGTGCATCCATTGCCTCCACTTGCATTAAGGAGTAATGATGAAATTGGAGACCTTTATAATCACTTTAATAAGATGGAAAAGAGGCTCCAACTAGCACACAAAGAGCAAACGGATATCATTGCTGCCATTGCTCACGATCTAAAAGCACCATTAACATCTATTAATGGTTTTGCTGAACTGTTAGCTATGCAAAAGGGTCTATCAGAAAATGAAAAGCAGGAATATTATGAGTTGATACAAAAAAAGTCAAAATATATGGCTGAACTCATCAATGACTTTGTAAGCTTCACCAAAGAGAAACAGGATTTAGAATCCATGACTGTGAAACCCGTTGATGCATCAAAATTATTTGAAAACATTGCCCTAGAATATGAATATGAGCTATCAGGACTTGACTGTGAGCTTGTTTACAAACATTTATTCACGGGAAATGTAATGCTTATGGTCAATGAAATTATGATAGGTCGGGTCTTTGGTAATCTCTTCAGTAATGTTGTAAGATATGGAAGGAAAAATGAGTTAAAAGTGTATATGACTGGATACTCACAAGGTTCTTATGCCTATATTGAAATTGAGGATAATGGGACTGGAGTGCCGGATAAGGATATCTCTTCACTATTTCTTAAATTTTTCACTGTGGATAAATCCCGGCAAATTGAAAATGGCGGGATAGGGCTTGGACTTGCAAGCTGTAAATCAATTATTGAACATCATGGTGGAGAAATCTATGCATATTCTTCTGAGTATGGCGGTCTGGGCATAAAGTTCAGCCTTCCACTTGCAAAACACTAA
- a CDS encoding tautomerase family protein: protein MPLLRFDLIKGRDKASLKKLLDVAHQVVVEAFDVPERDRYQIVHEHPADHMIIEDTGLGFNRTDSLVILSIISKARPKEKKQKLYSLLAERLEAECGIAPTDLMVSIVENNDDDWSFGLGEAQFLTGKLS, encoded by the coding sequence ATGCCATTACTTCGTTTTGATCTTATTAAAGGACGAGATAAAGCAAGCCTAAAAAAACTTTTGGATGTTGCCCACCAAGTTGTTGTGGAAGCTTTTGACGTTCCTGAGCGAGATCGTTACCAAATCGTTCACGAACACCCGGCGGACCATATGATTATTGAGGATACTGGGCTAGGATTTAACCGTACCGATAGTCTAGTTATTCTCTCCATAATAAGCAAAGCCCGGCCAAAAGAGAAGAAACAAAAGCTCTACTCCTTGCTGGCTGAAAGGTTAGAAGCTGAATGCGGCATCGCACCAACCGATTTAATGGTATCTATTGTTGAAAATAATGATGATGATTGGAGTTTTGGACTGGGGGAGGCACAATTTTTGACCGGTAAGTTAAGCTGA
- a CDS encoding YbfB/YjiJ family MFS transporter, which produces MENSGAKNAKLFNSTKTMIGGLVMLIIAMGIGRFSYTSILPLMQSQAHLSATESGYLAGSNNLGYLIAAFGAGFITWGSRRAYHLRMQLVLCIILTGLMGITSSFLWWMILRFLAGISSGLIFVLSSSLVLDALFSDKREKWVGIFYGGVGVGIVLVGLLTPFLSIFTWRGPWIGLLIISIILIVPVWSFIHDKEPKPITQNAESLSSSAENPSIFGWLLIAYGLEGLGYIVSATFLVAMVKQMPHMSSFADFSWIIVGIAAVPSTVIWSWWASKVGYIKPLIIALILQAVGVILPVCLPNIFGVTLGSVLFGGTFMGISMLALAEARMSRPSSGSRAIALMTGFYGIGQILGPIGAGIVLEMAHSYNLSLLLAALVLVVAAIILLSGAVISSQKGAVGNLNHAHIHPGQELS; this is translated from the coding sequence ATGGAGAATTCAGGAGCTAAAAATGCGAAATTGTTTAATTCCACAAAGACCATGATCGGTGGTTTAGTTATGCTCATTATTGCAATGGGAATCGGACGTTTTTCATATACTTCCATACTTCCATTGATGCAATCACAAGCTCATCTATCCGCTACGGAATCCGGATATTTGGCAGGGAGTAATAACTTGGGTTACCTTATCGCTGCCTTTGGTGCAGGTTTCATAACCTGGGGATCCCGAAGAGCCTATCATCTTCGGATGCAATTGGTACTCTGCATCATTTTAACGGGACTTATGGGAATCACTTCATCATTTTTATGGTGGATGATTTTGCGCTTTCTTGCTGGAATTAGCAGCGGCCTTATTTTCGTTCTATCATCAAGTTTAGTGTTGGATGCGTTGTTTTCAGATAAGCGTGAAAAATGGGTAGGTATATTTTACGGAGGAGTTGGCGTTGGTATTGTTTTAGTTGGTTTACTTACGCCTTTTCTTAGCATTTTCACTTGGAGGGGGCCTTGGATCGGCCTTTTGATCATTAGTATCATCCTTATCGTACCCGTTTGGTCATTTATCCACGATAAAGAGCCGAAACCTATAACTCAAAATGCTGAATCCCTGAGTTCATCAGCGGAAAATCCATCTATTTTCGGCTGGCTACTTATTGCTTATGGACTTGAGGGGTTAGGTTATATAGTAAGCGCGACGTTTCTTGTAGCAATGGTTAAGCAAATGCCTCATATGTCAAGTTTTGCTGACTTTAGCTGGATTATCGTTGGGATAGCGGCGGTACCATCAACAGTGATCTGGTCCTGGTGGGCGAGTAAAGTCGGTTATATCAAACCATTGATTATTGCGCTTATCCTGCAGGCTGTTGGGGTCATACTGCCTGTATGTCTTCCCAATATATTCGGCGTAACGTTAGGATCTGTCCTTTTTGGAGGCACTTTTATGGGCATCTCCATGCTTGCTCTCGCCGAGGCTCGTATGTCTAGACCATCCAGTGGTAGTAGAGCAATTGCTTTGATGACAGGATTTTATGGCATAGGTCAAATACTCGGTCCAATCGGAGCCGGAATCGTGTTGGAAATGGCGCATAGCTACAACCTATCACTACTTCTTGCCGCTTTGGTGCTTGTTGTTGCTGCTATAATATTGCTATCCGGTGCAGTCATTTCAAGTCAAAAAGGAGCGGTAGGAAATTTAAACCATGCTCACATTCATCCTGGTCAAGAGCTTAGTTAG
- a CDS encoding DeoR/GlpR family DNA-binding transcription regulator, translating into MKILEYLQSRNQLSNSEICDLLNISRDTARRDIVKLVHEGGVIRTHGGIALPLLKEEIRAYKERVTSATKQKMLIAKAASEHIADGDVCFMDVSTTIQLLCGQLDKNLTVYTHSLDNAEALSAKSEININLLGGKFNHENRFFYDYDTAMQLNDVFFDKAFLGAAAIMEDGVYFANRDDALVKKLVSRRAREVFLLADFKKFNLTSPFKGLNFSEIDILITNQDAPKHSLLMLQDSGVEVIKVLEEEK; encoded by the coding sequence TTGAAAATTTTGGAGTATCTCCAAAGCCGTAACCAATTATCAAATTCGGAAATTTGCGATTTATTGAACATCTCGAGAGATACGGCAAGAAGGGATATTGTTAAGCTTGTTCATGAAGGGGGGGTTATCAGAACCCATGGAGGTATTGCCTTACCCTTATTAAAAGAAGAAATAAGAGCCTACAAGGAACGTGTAACCTCAGCAACAAAGCAAAAGATGCTTATTGCAAAAGCAGCTTCTGAGCATATCGCTGACGGAGATGTATGCTTCATGGATGTATCGACTACCATTCAACTGCTCTGTGGGCAATTGGACAAGAATCTGACGGTTTACACACACTCGTTGGATAATGCAGAAGCTTTATCAGCAAAAAGTGAAATTAACATAAATTTGCTCGGGGGCAAATTTAATCATGAAAACCGTTTTTTTTATGACTACGACACGGCTATGCAGTTGAACGATGTTTTTTTTGACAAAGCTTTTTTAGGAGCTGCCGCCATTATGGAAGACGGAGTGTATTTTGCGAACCGTGATGATGCTTTAGTTAAAAAGCTGGTATCGAGGCGTGCCAGAGAAGTATTTTTACTTGCCGATTTCAAAAAATTTAATTTAACAAGCCCGTTTAAAGGTCTGAATTTTTCCGAAATTGATATTCTAATTACAAATCAGGATGCCCCGAAGCATTCATTGCTGATGTTGCAGGATAGCGGAGTAGAAGTTATCAAGGTGCTTGAGGAAGAAAAGTGA
- the murI gene encoding glutamate racemase: MQIGFFDSGIGGITVLHDTLKVLPNEDYMYYADTLNVPYGHKTKDEVKKYVLNAIEFISQQKVKAIVIACNTATSAAIEEIRGKYSIPIIGMEPAVKPAVKSKKNIDKRVLVTATALTLREERLQNLITKLDNEHVVDLLPLPKLVQFAESFEFNEQIVLPYLQEQLSIYDLSKYETIVLGCTHFSYYKDIFRKLFSSDVNIIDGNNGTAKNLKKVLEEMNSLDEGNGNISFYCSGVKVEDKAKLKEFNKLFKRLDAINEYN, translated from the coding sequence ATGCAAATAGGTTTTTTTGATTCTGGTATTGGAGGCATTACTGTATTGCATGATACATTAAAAGTTTTACCTAATGAAGATTATATGTATTACGCAGATACATTAAATGTTCCATATGGGCACAAAACGAAAGATGAAGTTAAAAAGTATGTTTTAAATGCTATAGAATTTATTAGCCAGCAAAAAGTAAAAGCGATAGTGATTGCTTGTAATACTGCCACAAGCGCAGCAATCGAAGAAATAAGGGGAAAATACAGTATTCCAATCATTGGTATGGAGCCTGCCGTAAAACCAGCTGTTAAATCAAAAAAAAATATAGATAAACGAGTTTTAGTAACTGCTACTGCTTTGACTCTAAGGGAAGAAAGACTTCAAAATCTTATTACTAAATTAGATAACGAGCATGTTGTTGATTTATTACCTCTTCCGAAATTAGTTCAGTTTGCAGAAAGTTTTGAGTTTAACGAGCAAATAGTGCTGCCTTATCTTCAAGAACAATTATCTATATATGATTTAAGTAAGTATGAAACTATTGTTTTAGGATGTACTCACTTTTCTTACTATAAAGATATATTTAGAAAATTATTTTCATCGGATGTTAATATAATTGATGGAAATAATGGTACTGCAAAAAATCTAAAAAAAGTACTGGAAGAAATGAATTCTTTAGATGAAGGCAATGGCAATATTTCATTCTATTGTTCAGGGGTCAAAGTCGAGGATAAGGCTAAATTAAAAGAGTTTAATAAACTGTTCAAAAGATTGGATGCTATTAACGAATATAATTGA
- a CDS encoding alpha/beta fold hydrolase, which produces MRAYHSLEIEGLNVFYREAGNPNKPVILLLHGFPSASHMFRELIPILEKDYYLIAPDYPGFGNTSSPDREDFQYTFDHITEIIETFIDKLGLTKYALYVFDYGAPIGFRIAKHHPERVTAIISQNGNIYREGLGGKWAAREDYWRYPTQEKRESYRTAFAPNTIKGQYVDGTKESQVSPDGYTLDIAYMSRPGNDEKQLDLIFDYQNNVKMYPEFQQYLREYQPPLLAVWGENDVSFIPAGAEAFKKDLPKAEIHLLDTGHFALETHAYEIGELMLDFLGKQ; this is translated from the coding sequence ATGAGGGCTTATCATTCATTAGAGATAGAAGGATTAAACGTATTTTATCGTGAGGCTGGTAATCCCAATAAGCCAGTCATTTTATTGCTTCATGGCTTTCCATCCGCAAGTCATATGTTTAGAGAGCTAATACCTATTTTAGAAAAAGACTACTATTTAATTGCTCCTGATTATCCGGGGTTCGGGAATACCTCATCACCTGACAGAGAAGATTTCCAGTATACATTTGACCATATTACTGAAATTATCGAAACTTTCATCGATAAACTAGGGCTTACTAAATATGCGTTATATGTCTTTGACTACGGAGCCCCTATTGGCTTTCGCATTGCCAAGCACCATCCAGAACGTGTAACAGCAATAATAAGCCAAAATGGCAACATTTATCGTGAAGGACTAGGAGGAAAATGGGCGGCACGAGAAGATTATTGGCGTTATCCTACACAAGAAAAAAGGGAAAGTTATAGGACAGCATTTGCGCCTAACACAATCAAGGGCCAATATGTTGATGGAACAAAGGAAAGTCAAGTTTCCCCAGATGGCTATACTCTTGATATAGCTTATATGTCCCGGCCGGGAAATGATGAGAAACAATTGGATTTAATTTTTGATTACCAAAATAATGTAAAAATGTACCCGGAGTTTCAACAGTATCTCCGTGAATATCAGCCGCCCTTGCTAGCAGTCTGGGGTGAAAATGATGTTTCCTTTATTCCGGCTGGTGCTGAGGCTTTTAAGAAAGATTTACCTAAAGCCGAGATTCATTTATTAGATACTGGGCACTTTGCATTGGAAACACATGCATATGAAATTGGAGAACTAATGTTGGATTTTTTAGGAAAACAATAG
- a CDS encoding LysR family transcriptional regulator — protein MDIRDLQIFLAVANEGSITRAAEKMEYVQSSISIRIQQLEKKLKTALFRRGRQGVRLTTSGETLKSYAEKIVFLTQEAERVVADNSIPRGPLRIGSPETTAAIRLPSILTDYHKSYPEVDLALKTGTTEELIHLVLKYELDGAFVAAPVDHAELDITEVGVEELAFISGGQFPSIDQPEQLQNLTLLVFRVGCSYRRKLEDWLHLQGIIPAKIMEFGTLEGILGCIHAGLGVSLLPRSVVERATVQYNLRSQEISEEFYKTPTLFIRRKDTYETAAMSEFIRISKQRFILT, from the coding sequence GTGGACATCCGGGACTTGCAGATTTTTCTGGCGGTTGCGAACGAAGGAAGCATTACCAGAGCAGCCGAAAAAATGGAATATGTTCAGTCGAGTATAAGCATCCGTATCCAGCAGCTTGAAAAGAAACTGAAAACAGCGTTATTTCGTCGTGGCCGGCAAGGGGTTCGGCTCACAACATCCGGAGAGACACTCAAGTCCTATGCTGAGAAAATTGTCTTTCTTACTCAAGAGGCAGAACGAGTCGTGGCAGATAACTCAATCCCAAGAGGCCCGCTTCGGATCGGATCGCCTGAAACCACAGCTGCGATTCGGCTACCATCTATTCTCACTGATTACCATAAATCCTATCCAGAGGTGGATTTGGCATTAAAAACTGGAACGACGGAAGAACTTATCCATTTAGTGTTGAAATACGAGTTGGACGGAGCTTTCGTAGCTGCGCCAGTTGATCATGCTGAGCTCGATATTACTGAGGTAGGGGTTGAGGAACTTGCGTTTATATCGGGAGGACAATTCCCCTCAATAGATCAGCCTGAACAATTGCAAAATCTGACTTTACTAGTATTTCGTGTTGGGTGTTCATACCGACGAAAACTCGAGGATTGGTTACATTTGCAAGGAATTATTCCTGCTAAGATCATGGAGTTCGGAACATTGGAAGGAATCCTTGGATGTATTCATGCTGGTCTCGGAGTATCCCTTTTACCTCGCTCGGTGGTTGAAAGAGCCACGGTTCAATATAACTTGCGATCTCAAGAAATCTCGGAAGAATTCTATAAAACCCCGACTCTATTCATACGTCGTAAAGATACTTATGAAACTGCAGCTATGTCCGAATTTATCCGGATTTCAAAACAGAGGTTCATTCTTACGTAA
- a CDS encoding CynX/NimT family MFS transporter: protein MGISQKTNQLGQPKPDLKPRIGLLIIGIILMGANLRAPLTSVGPLINSIRDSLGISNILAGTITTVPLLTFAFLSPFAPKLAQRFSTEFILFISLILLTIGFGIRSFGGVITLFIGTILIGSCIAIGNVLLPSLIKHNFAQNVGMITGIYIVSMNLCGAIGSGISISISSLSGLGWSGGLGCWGILSLLTLFFWLPLIQNQHKSIRFVQTKKKVKSINLWHSKLAWNVTLFMGFQSLIFYTMITWLPEILEQKGLNTHEAGWMLSLMQFAMLPTTFIVSILAGRLKKQHSLVLVSVVLLIGGVFGILHGSTILIPIWIIMVGIGVGFAFSLAMMFFSLRTQDTNEAAELSGMAQSLGYLLSAIGPVLFGWLHDVTHNWNTSLLMLVLTSVIIFITGIGAGKNEYVA, encoded by the coding sequence ATGGGTATTTCACAAAAAACCAATCAACTAGGACAACCGAAACCGGATCTAAAGCCTAGAATAGGATTACTTATTATAGGTATCATCCTAATGGGAGCCAATCTCAGAGCCCCACTAACATCAGTGGGTCCACTAATAAATTCTATACGTGACAGTTTAGGCATATCTAATATACTAGCAGGGACAATAACTACAGTACCTTTACTTACTTTTGCATTCTTATCCCCTTTTGCCCCTAAGTTAGCTCAACGTTTTAGTACGGAGTTTATCCTATTTATTTCTTTAATCTTATTAACCATTGGATTTGGAATACGTTCTTTTGGTGGTGTAATAACCTTATTTATAGGAACAATCTTAATTGGTTCATGTATTGCCATTGGTAATGTATTACTCCCCAGTCTCATTAAACATAACTTTGCACAAAATGTAGGAATGATAACAGGGATTTATATAGTCTCTATGAATTTATGTGGAGCTATTGGATCCGGTATAAGTATCTCCATCTCCTCATTATCAGGGTTAGGATGGTCAGGAGGTCTCGGATGCTGGGGAATCTTATCTCTTCTTACACTTTTCTTTTGGTTACCACTAATACAAAATCAACATAAATCTATTAGATTTGTACAAACTAAAAAGAAAGTTAAATCTATAAACTTATGGCATTCTAAACTAGCATGGAATGTCACGTTATTTATGGGTTTTCAATCCTTAATCTTTTATACCATGATAACGTGGCTTCCTGAAATTCTTGAACAAAAAGGGCTGAACACTCATGAAGCTGGCTGGATGTTGTCTTTAATGCAATTTGCTATGCTTCCTACTACGTTTATTGTCTCTATTTTAGCTGGACGTTTAAAGAAGCAGCATTCATTAGTACTGGTTTCAGTCGTCTTGCTTATTGGAGGGGTATTCGGTATCTTACACGGAAGCACGATCCTTATTCCAATATGGATAATTATGGTTGGAATTGGAGTGGGATTTGCCTTTAGTTTAGCTATGATGTTTTTTAGTTTACGTACTCAAGATACGAATGAGGCAGCAGAATTATCCGGTATGGCTCAATCATTAGGTTATCTTTTGTCTGCTATCGGCCCTGTCTTATTTGGATGGTTGCATGATGTGACACATAATTGGAATACTTCCTTACTGATGTTAGTTTTAACTTCTGTTATTATCTTTATCACGGGTATAGGCGCAGGAAAAAATGAATATGTAGCATAG